ATACTGATTTTCAATCATAAGAATCAAGAATTCATTTTTTTATTAAATTAGCAATAGAGGCAACCATCATTCCCAAAGTACTGAATGTAGTAGCATAACTCAAAATGTTTCCGATATTAGTTTTCTTCTTAGCCTTACTAGGAATAATTATCTCACAACCGGGTTCAACTTGTTTCTTGCCACTACCCTTCACCTTAGTCACCTGACCATTCATATAAACAATGAACTTCTTACTCTTCTTCGCATTCTCTGAATAACCTCCCGCTTGATTTAGATAATAGTCTACATCCTTGCCTTTCATATAAGAAACAGTATTCGGAACCATGACGGCACCATTGATTGTTACCGTATTGTTATTATTGGGAATAGAGACTACATCACCCTCACGCAACACAATATCTGCCGTACTTCCGGGATTGGCCAACGCCTTCTCCAAATCGATACCGACCGTAAACGTATCCTCCACACGGACACCCAGGGAATCAAGCATAGCCTCACCCAACTGACGGCTCATCAAACGGATTACATCACCCATACGTTTCTTCTCACTCGCATTGGCTACACGGGTAAGCTTTGCACCACGAAGATAAGCGTAGTTGGTGGCTCCGCCGGCTTTGTTGATCAAGTCTGAAAGACGTTCCTCCCTGCTGGTCATCGCATAGGAACCGCCGAAAAGTATTTCTCCTTCGACTGAAACATTTTGTTGAGGTTGATAACCGGGACTGCGACGAACATAAACCTCATCGTAGGGCTGAAGGACAAAGCCGGGACGACCGTCAACTACAAAACCGTCCTTTAAGGCAAACGTATACATCTGACCGATAGTATCATTATCAACTGTACTATACGGGTTCTTTATTCTGCGGGATACATCAACACGGACTACGGAAGCGGCTTCACGCAGGCCGCCTGCCTGGATGATCAAGTCCTCAAGGGTCATGTTATCCGCATAAGGATACGAGTCAGGCTGAGCCACTTCACCGTGGATGACCACATTACCCCTGTCCTCCAGGTCATGAATACTGGGAATATAAAGAATGTCATTCTTCATCAGGGGAAGATTGGGGGAAGTACCCTCCATGATAGACTTGATATCCAAAGGGATTACTTCGGAAGTCAGGTCCTCACGCTGACGGTAAAGGACAGCACGGTTCAGGAACGCATCACCGGTAAGGCCCTGGGATTCGTTGACCAGTTCGCGGACGGTATTCAGCCTGCCGTTCAGTTCGTAGATACCGGGACGGTAGACCGCACCGCGGATTTCAAGCTTGTTGATGAAGCGGTTAAGGATAGCTTCGGCCGTCACAACATCGCCGTTGCGCATCTTATAGACACTGTAATCCATGTCCTTGACCGTGTTGACTTCATATTCCTGACCGTTCTGGCGGACCACACGCAAAGAACGGGTGTAGGCGTCGGCTTCAAAGCCGCCGGCATAGCTGATAAGCGTGGAAAGGTTCTCGTCCTTCTTCATCTCAAAACGCATCGGACGTTTCACCTTGCCGTCGATCTTGACCAGTACCTCATAAGCGGGAACTATCACAACGTCACCTTCCTGAAGACGGATATCGTCCTGAATGTTACCTTTCATGATAAACTGGTAGACGTCGATTGTAGCGATGTTCCTGCCGTTACGGACCAGTTGGACATTGCGCAGGCTGCCGATGTCACTCACACCTCCCGCACGGTAAAGCGCGTGAAAGACAGTGGCAAAGGAGGAAAGGGAGTAGGTGCCCGGCTGGACCACTTCACCCATGACATTGATCTGGATAGTACGGATGCTGCCGAGTGTCAGACGGATGTCAGAGGTCGGGTCGTTCGTATTATTAAGACCGTTATAGATCTTGTTTAA
The nucleotide sequence above comes from Bacteroides caccae. Encoded proteins:
- a CDS encoding polysaccharide biosynthesis/export family protein is translated as MILRKFSVLLLILLSGSSPLFAQSMSDSQVLEYVKDGIRQGKEQKQLASELARKGVTKEQALRVKQLYEQQNNVNASNATGTDINESRLREEMKENTSDMLEDHPSTQDLARGNQVFGRNIFNTRNLTFEPSVNIATPLNYHLGPGDEVIIDIWGASQNTIRQQISPDGTINIQKIGPVNLNGLTIAEANDYLKKTLNKIYNGLNNTNDPTSDIRLTLGSIRTIQINVMGEVVQPGTYSLSSFATVFHALYRAGGVSDIGSLRNVQLVRNGRNIATIDVYQFIMKGNIQDDIRLQEGDVVIVPAYEVLVKIDGKVKRPMRFEMKKDENLSTLISYAGGFEADAYTRSLRVVRQNGQEYEVNTVKDMDYSVYKMRNGDVVTAEAILNRFINKLEIRGAVYRPGIYELNGRLNTVRELVNESQGLTGDAFLNRAVLYRQREDLTSEVIPLDIKSIMEGTSPNLPLMKNDILYIPSIHDLEDRGNVVIHGEVAQPDSYPYADNMTLEDLIIQAGGLREAASVVRVDVSRRIKNPYSTVDNDTIGQMYTFALKDGFVVDGRPGFVLQPYDEVYVRRSPGYQPQQNVSVEGEILFGGSYAMTSREERLSDLINKAGGATNYAYLRGAKLTRVANASEKKRMGDVIRLMSRQLGEAMLDSLGVRVEDTFTVGIDLEKALANPGSTADIVLREGDVVSIPNNNNTVTINGAVMVPNTVSYMKGKDVDYYLNQAGGYSENAKKSKKFIVYMNGQVTKVKGSGKKQVEPGCEIIIPSKAKKKTNIGNILSYATTFSTLGMMVASIANLIKK